TTCAAATCGAATCGGCCCGGGCTGGCCGTAGATCTCGATCTGAGTTCCGCGATGAACCTTATGGATCGAGGTTCGTCGGGAACTGCGGGCCGTTGGGTATGCCGGTCTCAGCCGACCGCCCCTTGGCCGGATGAAGGACACCATCAAAGTCGATGAATGCAACCCTTACGCGAATGCTCGTTTCGGGCGCGATCCTCGCCGGACCAGGGATCAAGGGAGCCGAAGCGATGTCTGTACCGCAAGCCTCGGAAGCTCTCGTCGTTGGCCTGCGAGTTCACTTCACCTCGTCGGCGGCTTCATCGGACGGTTCTCGCTGATCGCTCTTGGCGCGCAGCGCCTTGGCGCGAAAAGCTCGGCGGCTTTCGTACACCGATGCGCCAGGCACCTCGTCCACAAGTCCCAAGGCCATCGCTTCTTCTGGCTCAAGCGGATGTTCTCCTGTGAACAGTTCTCTCGCGATCATCACGCAGATGAGCCACAGGGTACGTACGGCCGGCATCGACTCGTCAATGATCTTGCCCTTCTCCTCGGAGGCCATGTCGGGCCATCGCATTGCCACGTCCACTCCGAAGAACTCCACACGATGCTCAACCATGAGCCGAATCGCTGTGAATCGGTGCTTGGGACTATCGATGGCATCGAACAGCTGAACCTCCTGGAGCGCCCTCTGAAGCGCCTCAAGCGGCGGCTTCGTTCCAAGCGATGCCGAGAGCACATGCATGAACGCCGTCAGGTGCTTGCGATTGTCTTCACTGTCGAAGGGCGGCCCGTCGCGGTGCATGACGCTGTAGAGCTCTGCTAGACCGCTGAGCAACTTGCCTTCCTTGCCGGTTTCGTCCTTTCGACTCAGCTCCTTTTGGGACATACTGGTCACGAGTCCCCAGCGGCTGAGCTTCTCAAGCGCGTTGTCGACGAGCGGCTTGTTGTCTGAATTCAGACGGCCGTGAACGAACGTAAGCAGGCCAGGAAGATCCAACTGCACGTGCTCGCAATCGGGGAGTTTCAACAGCCGCACCCCGTCTTCAAAATGGGCTACGGCCTGGGGGTCTAGCTCCTTCACCTCCGTGAGTCTGTGATGCACGTCGAGGTACATCCACAGCCAACGCTGAATCATTACCTCTGCGATCTTCAGCGACGCACGATCATTCGAACTCTCCAAGGAGCGAGCGGTCTCCAGAGCTCGTGAAGGAGTCACGTTTGTGACCGAGCCGAACCGCACGTCGTGGAAAAGCACATTGCTGTGCGGAAGGGCCACCGCGTAGTCGCCCAGAGCAAGCAACATCGCTGCGGCGCTTGCCGCTACATTGGTGGCAACGGTGATCATCCGACAGGTGTTTCCGTCTTGATCTGGGGACTTGATGAGCGACCGCAGTTTGTCGATCAAGTAGACCTTGCCGCCGGGGCTGTTGATCGCGACGGTGATTGGATCTGAACTCACCTGTCGAAGCGCGACGATCCGCGGAATCAGCTCATTCAGAAATTCGGCGTCGATCGCACGATCGATGTAGATGCAGCGAGACCAGTTGACGGTCAGTTCAGTCAAGTTCATTCGCCCCGCTCTCCTGTTTCCTGGAATTGATGTGCGCGAGGCGCCGCACCCGCGCACCTGCAATCTTAGCCAGCGGCGTTGCTCCGAACACCGCGCCTCCGAGTTATCGGCCGCACCTTCAATGGCCCACCAATCCTCCGCGCGGCAGGGAGCTTCATGTCATCAGACCTCGGTGAGCTGGTTTCGCTGCAGTAAGGGACGGCGAGACACGGCGGCGGCGGCACGCAAAGGTCCGTCTTGATCCTCCCATCCTCCACTCCATCTCCCCGCGCAAGGGGTACGCGCTCTGTCAGCGAGCATCAACCTCGCCGGTGTCATTGCAGCGGCTGCAGATGCGAGGGGAGCACAAGCATCGATCCAGCGAGCTCCTTCGTCGGATAGATCAAGATCAGGATGTTGTGCTTGGTGTCGAAGGCTTCACCAAGACATTCATGCACATCCCCGTTGCGGTCGCGATATGCCAAAGGTGTCGGCTTGGTCATCTTCCGACCAATCGGCAGTAGCTGGCCGAGCGCTTCATCCGAGGCGATGCGGACTAGAGTTGGATTTCCGAACCGCTGCGTGAAGGAGGGCGACGCTTCGACGCGACGTACTTCGGCTACGGCGGCCTGTCCAGGAACAACGCGAAGTGGCTCCAACACAATCACCAAGCAAGCTCGGTGGTGAGACCTAGCGAACTCTCTCGCAGACGCGTAAATCGAGGCGCCGAACTTCTTCGACAGGGTGATCGGAGTTCTCACGCCGATTGCCATGTCCGCCGCCATATCCCTGAATGCTCCACCTTGGAACAAGGCGAAGCGGGCAAAGTTGTTTGCTTCCCGCTCAAACTGATCCGCAATCGCGGGTGCCAAGGTCTGTTCGCAGTCCTGGAACAGCCGAAAGATCTTTCGATGGGTCGGAAGCTCGTGATGTCCTGTCTCGTGCAGCTTTAGGAACGTCTGCTTGGACCGCCCAACGGTCTCGTCGATGTGGATGATCTGCTCGTTGGCGTCATAGAGCCCCAGGACCTTTGATAGCGCTGTCTTGAGGGTATGGGCAGCCTCCGCTGTCTTCCTCTTCACGAACGCGAGGAAAGCTGCTGGATCGAACATGCTCCGGGGCGCGACGCGTAGCTTCGCCGCCTCAAGGATGTCATCGATTGGAGTCGGATATCGTCCCCAGGCCGACGCCCGATCAAGCAAGGTGCGCGCCTGTCTCTCGACAGCTGCCAATTCAACGGATTGAAGACTGCTGTCGTCGGGTTTCATCAGGTGCGCTTTCTCGATCGGATGAATTGCAGGTACTCGAGCAGTTGGGCCTCTTCATCGACGCTCAAGTTGTGATCCGCGAACGTGGCGACGCGTCCATGGCGATCGCCGGCCTCTCGGCTTGATGCCGGAGGCAGATAGCCAGCAAGCTCCATCAACGTCGTGTATTCGATGCCATAGATCTCGGCGAGCTTGTTGAGGATCGTCGGGCTAGGTTGCTGGATCTTTCCGTTCTCCAGTTGGCTCAGGTAAGCGTTCGAAACCTCCTTCCCACTGGCTTCTTCGACCTGCCTCAGCGACATCTTGCGATCGTTCCGGATCGAGGCGAGGTATTGACCTAGTGTGACTTTCACAGGGACTCATCGTGCGGCGACAGCCCCGTGACCGACACGAGCACCCGCCTGCCTCCAGTCTAGCCGCTTCTGCTAAGTTTTCAACGCATGCTCATAATGCTTGACAAACTTAGCATGCTTGCGCATAGTTGCATCAAGCGTTCAGCAGCGGACGCGTTGAGCAAGCGCCAGATCAACGAACACATGCGCGGCATGCCGTGCGACAACTTTTAGAGGCATTTATGAACCAGTTTGAAGAGGGTGTTGAAGACGTCTACGCCGCGGTGTCGGCAGGGCGTGCCGTGCGTGAGCACGGGCCGTTTGGTATCCAGATTGGCGACCAGTCCATGCAGTTCGTGGGCAAGGTGGTCCATGACCCGGTCGTGACTGGAAGTCAGATCCTTGCGGTCGCCGGCGCGCGACCGGCGAGCGATTTCCTGGTGTTCCAAGTTCTTCGTGACGGTGCTTTGGAGGTCGTGCGGCCGGAGGAGACCGTGGACCTGCGCAGTGCCGGCGCGGAGAAGTTCCTGGTGTTCCGCAGCGACCGCTCCTTCCGCTTCCTCCTGGACGAACGCGCGTTCGACTGGGGGGCCGCGCACATCTCGGGTGGAACGATCAAGCGTCTGGCGGGCGTCCTGAGCGAGACGACCGATGTCTGGCTTGATGCGGCCGGTGGTGAGGACCGCGTCATCGAAGACAAGGAATTGGTTGACCTGGCCATGCCGGGCACGGAGCGGTTCATCACCCGCCAGATCAAGATCACCATCAAGGTCAACTCGCGGCCGCGGGAAGTCGATCGCCGCGTGCTCACGTACTGGGAGATCGTCAAGCTGGCCGAACCCAACGCGGTTCCCAGCGACCAGATTATCTACTCGATCAACTATGCAGCTGGCCCCCGCCAGAACGCCGAAGGTACCCTGGTCGAAGGCCAGTCCGTTGTCGTCAAAGAAGGGATGAAGTTCTATGTCACGCCGACTGATAAGTCTTAATCCGGATCTGCAGCGCCTGATCAACGAGGGGTTCGAGGTCGAGCTTCGATCGGGTCATCTCCTGGTGCATTCGGTGCCCTACGTCAACTCCAACAAGCAGATCGCAAGGGGCGTGATTGTTTCGGAGCTGAGCACTACTACGCCAGACGTGCTCGGTCGCCCGAGCACGCACCAGGTGCACTTCATCGGTGAGCATCCGTGCAAGGCCGATGGCTTGGATCTCGTGCAGATCCGGTGCCAAAGCGGAGAGTTCAAGCTGGCCGAAGGCGTGACTGCTCAACACTGGTTCTCCAACAAGCCGCGATGCGGCTACTACGAGAGCTACTACGAGAAGGTCACCAGCTACGTGCGCGTGATCTCCAGCCAAGCCAAGGCGCTGGACCCCACGGTCGACGCTCGGACCTTCCGGACGCATGAGCCGATCGAGGAGGACTCGGTGTTCCTCTACCAGGACACCGCGTCGAGCCGAGCTGGCATTCAGCGGCTGTCGGCGCGCTTCAAGCCGCAGCGCATCGCGTTCGTTGGTCTCGGCGGCTCGGGTAGCTACGGGCTGGATCTTGTGGCGAAGACGCACGTCTCGGAGATTCATCTGTACGATGCGGACCTACTGCGACCTCACAACGCCTTTCGCTTCCCCGGAGCGATATCGCGGGACATCCTCGACCGTGGCATCACGAAAGTGAAGTACCTCAGCGAGTACTACTCGACGATGCGTCGTGGGGTCGTGGCTCGCGAGGTGATGATCGATGAGAGCAACGTGATGGAGCTCGCGGAGTTCGACTACGTGTTCTTGAGCGTGGATCGCAGCGAAGTTCGCCAACTCGTCCTTGGCGCGCTTGCAGCGACTAAGGTCGTGGTCATTGACGTTGGCCTCGGCCTCAATCTGTCCGCAGATCAGGAGGCGATCTGGGGTACCTGCCGGGTCACCGCCAGCACTCCCACCACGCGAGAGATCGCACTGGCAGGTGTGCCTCGCGTGGATCGTGACGAGGAGTTGTATGCGTCAAACATTCAGGTGGCGGACTTCAACTGCCTGAACGCCGCGCTCGCCGTCGCGAAGTGGAAACGTATGAGCGGCTTCTACTTGGACGACCAGGAGGAGTACGAGACCACGTTCAGCGTCAACCTGAACCAACTCAACCGGCGCGAGCAGCGGTGAAGCAGATCCGGTTCAGGCACCAGCCGGTCGACGTGATCCCAGAGTCGCTTGAAGCGCACGTGCTCTACGTGACACGGGATGGCGATGTGGCGGCGCACCTGTGTGCATGCGGTTGTGGGAAGGAGGTCATCACCCCGCTTGCACCGACCGACTGGACTCTGTCCTTCGAGAAGCGAGGTGGCGCGACCTTGGATCCGTCGATCGGGAACTGGGCGTTTCCATGTCGCTCTCACTACTTCATCTGGGGCGGCGCCGTGGTGTGGGCGCGTGGCATGTCCGAGAAGGCGATCGCCGCAGGACGAAGCCGTGATCGGGCGAGGAAGCAAAAGTACTACGAACAAAGGAAGAGCATCGACGTGCCACGCCGGAGCTCGCAACCTGACCAATCTTCCAGCGATTCAGTGCACCGCCTGTCCATCTGGGAAAGGTTGCTGACCTGGTTGAGAAGCTTGGTGACGTAAGACCTAGACAGACTGATCTTGAGGGGGGCTCGCGCGCCCCTCCTTTCATTTAGGAGCCCTGTTTGCCGTGCAACTCTGCTGTTGCGATGCTTGCCGATGTGCTAGCGTACATACAGAAGATGTTCGCGACTAAGCCTATAGACAAATCGCTTGGTCTCTGTCAATAATCTCGGGTTTTCACCCATCAAACTTAAAGGAGCCTGCCCATGCCGATGATCGACGCTGGCGCTCTAGAGTTTGCTGTGGATCTTGCGAAGCAGATGGTTGAGGAGTCTCGCGCCGTGCCGGGCCGAGCCGTTCCTATTCCGAAGGAGCTAAGCTCTCAACTCAACGCCGTTCTGTCCAATGCGATGTTCGACGACGTGCTAGCCCTGCGGGAGCGGGAGCGCACGGTGCCGGTTGAAGATCTGCGTCTCACCGTTCGCTAATGTAACGAGCTGGCGTCGCGTGCAAGAATGCATGCATGAGCCTTCGCTACCGTTTCATCGACTTCGCGTCGATCACTGACGATTCTGAGCTCCTTCGCGCCATCGCTCCTCCCGCCTCGGAGATGCAGGCATTCGCGCTGATCGGCTTGCCACTGCAGCCCTTCAAGCATGTCGCGCAACACCTGCGCAAGATTGGTGCACAGGCCCTGCTAGTGCAAGAGTCAGTCCGCGATCCTGATTTCTTGGCGGAGCACGAGGCGTTCTACAGCAAGCAGCATCGAGTCATCTCAAGACTCTGCGTGCGGCTTCACGCGTTCGCTGCGCCTGCACCTGCGCCCGTCACGGACGAGGCCCAGGCCGCTCGCAGCGTACTGGACTTCCTGGATACGTTGCCAGAGCCGGATCGCCAGTACCTGGGGTTCGTGACCATCCGTCCGCTGAGGCACGCCCCGATCGGTGCTTCGATTCTGCTGCCCTCTCTCGAGGCGGATGTCACCTGCTACGAGCACTTCCCCGTGCACATCGCTGGACGGGACTTCCAGGTCTGCGGTACCCCCTATCTGCAGCAAGACAATGCTGTAGGAGCGTGCGCGCAAGCGAGCATCTGGATCGCGCTTCGGACCCAGATGAAACGGGTCGGGAATACCGCCTACAACCCCGCGGACCTGACGCGGGCGGCGACTCGGTATATGGCGATCGACCGTGTCTTCCCAGGTAGGCAGGGTCTCGTCATCGAGCAGATGCTGGAGGCCATCCGATCGTCCGGACACGATCCGCTGACTCTGACTTGTGAGCCTGCGCTTCCGACCATGATTCCCTCCGCTGCGGGGGTCATTGAGCAAGCTATGCCTTACCTGGAATCCGGCTTGCCGGTGATTGCGACGCTGGTCCCGCCTGGCGGTGGACATGCCGTTGTGTGTATCGGCCGCCAGCTCGCGGCGCAGCCGGTCAGCAGCACGGTGCGTATCGTCACACCCTTAGGGATCGCCTACCGCGTCGCGTCAGACTGGGTCGAGGCACTCATCATCCACAACGACAACACCGGCCCCTACATGCGGCTCTCGTCGGGCGATCCGAAGGCCACGGCTTACTGCCTTGAGCAGACGAAGAATCTGATCGTTCCGCTTCCGGAGGCTGTCCATATGACAGCGAAGGAGGCGGAGCAAGCGGCACTGAAAGCGCTGGCCTTCACCTGCGTTCTGCTCTCTCAGTACGACACCACCAAACAGATGCGCCTCATGCCGGAGGGCAAAGTGGTGCTGCGGACGCGCCTGGTGAAGAGGCATGCATTCCGTCGATGGGCGCTGGCGGATGACGAGCTCGATCCAGCCCTCAAGGACTGGTACCGCACCATTGAGATGCCACGACTGGTTTGGTTGGTGGAACTGCATGATCTGGAGCTGTTCGATCCGCGGAATCCGAACACCTGCAGTCGTATTGGCGAATTCGTGTTGGATGCTTCAGCCGACACGCTTCATGGCGACGTAACGCTGGCGGCGCGCGTCAGCTGCCGCGTCCTGCCGAGCTACTCTGTGCCGCATGGGTTGCTCGTGCTGGACTATGGATCCGAAGTGGTCACCCTTGCTTCCGGCGCCCCAGGGAAGTCGCTAAGCATCCCGTGGGAGTAGTGGCGCGGCGGACGACTGTGAGCATCGCGGATCCCGACTGGAAGCTCCGCACTCAGCGCACTCGGCGACGGTTTTGGCGTCAAAAACCCGGGAAGCAAAAACGCAAGCTGCACCTGGCGCCGGCAACTGTGCGGATGCCTAGTAAGCGGGCAGCCAAGTCATGTTGACATCGGACGCCGGGCCTATGCCGGCAAGAGTGCGCTGTTGCCAGCTACGACCTGAGGGGCCCGAAGGCCAACTCATTCACTCGTAGTATTTGCCTGCATACATAATTGCAGCGGCCCTGAACCAGGTGTTCTCAACTTCGGTGGCATGCGGCGAAGAGCGATTCGATCCACAAGCTGCAGCGGCGCCTAGGTAGCCATCAATGGTTCCATGTTCCCAGCCAAGAGCTCCTGCCGAGTATGGGCTGCTCGGAGTGGTCTCTTCGATCTCACGCTCTTCGGAGTAGTCCCCTGCAAGCGCCGCCACGAAACTCCGGAAGGACTCTTCGTCGCGAACAGTCAGAAGTAGGGAATCAAGGTCCGTCGGCATCTTTGGAGGCAGGTTGGGGAACAGAGGCTCGGCGATAAGCGCGCAAGGCACACAGCTTCTGCAATATACCGTCACGGCGCAGCTGGCGATGTCCACTGGTGAGGTAGTAGCGCGTCAATGTCGCGGGCTCGTTGGTGAGGTAACCGTGTCAGCACGTCACACAGGTAGACATACGGGTCATGCCCGTTGAGCTTCGCCGTCTGGATGAGGCTCATGATGGCCGCAGCGCGCTGCCCGGCGAGCAGCGTCCCGGCGAACAGCCAGTTCTTGCGTCCTGTGGCCCAGGGCCTGATCTGCTGCTCGTCGAAATTGTTGTCGATGGGCAAGGCCGCGCGTGGCGCGCCGGTTGGCGAAGAGGTAGGCATGGTGCGGCTTGGCGCTGCCGAAGACCTGAACGACGCGGGCCAGCGCGGTCTCGGTGCCGGCGCGCATGTCCAGCGGCGTCATTGCAAGCCACACTGCGTCGACGCGGATCAACGCAGCAGCTCGCGCATCCAGGCCGCACACGCGTCGGCAGCGCTTGGCGGCCACCTCACCGCGATCGTCGTCGCGCCGCGGCGGACCTCAATGCGGATGGGCTCAGCGCTCGGTGCGGGCGGCGCAGGTGGCGCCGATATCG
The Roseateles amylovorans genome window above contains:
- a CDS encoding ATP-dependent Clp protease proteolytic subunit translates to MNLTELTVNWSRCIYIDRAIDAEFLNELIPRIVALRQVSSDPITVAINSPGGKVYLIDKLRSLIKSPDQDGNTCRMITVATNVAASAAAMLLALGDYAVALPHSNVLFHDVRFGSVTNVTPSRALETARSLESSNDRASLKIAEVMIQRWLWMYLDVHHRLTEVKELDPQAVAHFEDGVRLLKLPDCEHVQLDLPGLLTFVHGRLNSDNKPLVDNALEKLSRWGLVTSMSQKELSRKDETGKEGKLLSGLAELYSVMHRDGPPFDSEDNRKHLTAFMHVLSASLGTKPPLEALQRALQEVQLFDAIDSPKHRFTAIRLMVEHRVEFFGVDVAMRWPDMASEEKGKIIDESMPAVRTLWLICVMIARELFTGEHPLEPEEAMALGLVDEVPGASVYESRRAFRAKALRAKSDQREPSDEAADEVK
- a CDS encoding ImmA/IrrE family metallo-endopeptidase, with protein sequence MKPDDSSLQSVELAAVERQARTLLDRASAWGRYPTPIDDILEAAKLRVAPRSMFDPAAFLAFVKRKTAEAAHTLKTALSKVLGLYDANEQIIHIDETVGRSKQTFLKLHETGHHELPTHRKIFRLFQDCEQTLAPAIADQFEREANNFARFALFQGGAFRDMAADMAIGVRTPITLSKKFGASIYASAREFARSHHRACLVIVLEPLRVVPGQAAVAEVRRVEASPSFTQRFGNPTLVRIASDEALGQLLPIGRKMTKPTPLAYRDRNGDVHECLGEAFDTKHNILILIYPTKELAGSMLVLPSHLQPLQ
- a CDS encoding helix-turn-helix domain-containing protein, producing the protein MKVTLGQYLASIRNDRKMSLRQVEEASGKEVSNAYLSQLENGKIQQPSPTILNKLAEIYGIEYTTLMELAGYLPPASSREAGDRHGRVATFADHNLSVDEEAQLLEYLQFIRSRKRT
- a CDS encoding multiubiquitin domain-containing protein, translated to MNQFEEGVEDVYAAVSAGRAVREHGPFGIQIGDQSMQFVGKVVHDPVVTGSQILAVAGARPASDFLVFQVLRDGALEVVRPEETVDLRSAGAEKFLVFRSDRSFRFLLDERAFDWGAAHISGGTIKRLAGVLSETTDVWLDAAGGEDRVIEDKELVDLAMPGTERFITRQIKITIKVNSRPREVDRRVLTYWEIVKLAEPNAVPSDQIIYSINYAAGPRQNAEGTLVEGQSVVVKEGMKFYVTPTDKS
- a CDS encoding ThiF family adenylyltransferase; translated protein: MSRRLISLNPDLQRLINEGFEVELRSGHLLVHSVPYVNSNKQIARGVIVSELSTTTPDVLGRPSTHQVHFIGEHPCKADGLDLVQIRCQSGEFKLAEGVTAQHWFSNKPRCGYYESYYEKVTSYVRVISSQAKALDPTVDARTFRTHEPIEEDSVFLYQDTASSRAGIQRLSARFKPQRIAFVGLGGSGSYGLDLVAKTHVSEIHLYDADLLRPHNAFRFPGAISRDILDRGITKVKYLSEYYSTMRRGVVAREVMIDESNVMELAEFDYVFLSVDRSEVRQLVLGALAATKVVVIDVGLGLNLSADQEAIWGTCRVTASTPTTREIALAGVPRVDRDEELYASNIQVADFNCLNAALAVAKWKRMSGFYLDDQEEYETTFSVNLNQLNRREQR
- a CDS encoding DUF6527 family protein, with amino-acid sequence MKQIRFRHQPVDVIPESLEAHVLYVTRDGDVAAHLCACGCGKEVITPLAPTDWTLSFEKRGGATLDPSIGNWAFPCRSHYFIWGGAVVWARGMSEKAIAAGRSRDRARKQKYYEQRKSIDVPRRSSQPDQSSSDSVHRLSIWERLLTWLRSLVT